The following proteins are encoded in a genomic region of Lachnospiraceae bacterium KM106-2:
- a CDS encoding signal transduction histidine kinase CheA, with the protein MDVSQYLEIFIDETKEHLQSLNEQLLVLEKEPDNEDTINEIFRAAHSLKGMAGTMGYKRMQRLTHDMENVFQEIRSGNMVVKPELVDVLFRGLDALEEYLDNIVQSADEGTEDNDDIIKDLNDFLEKEKGGENVAAKEVKQEAAPVAAAAEQASATTAKYKEMIIADYEKHAIMKAYDEGDHVFGMTVTIQETCILKAARAFLVFKALDELGDVIKSSPDVQDIEDEKFEWDFSILLITKESMENVKKIVANVSEIKDVEIGVVERPTESEIETTATQEAKAEDKKEQTAQKSGAAAQAKTKAPAKKDGAKSGKPVVNRSVRVDIEKLDVLMNLVSELIIAKNGLVSIGNTENADRNASSFNEQIEYLERVTTNLHESVMKVRMVPIESVVNRFPRMIRDLSKKLNKPMELYMTGEDTELDRTVIDEIGDPLMHLLRNAADHGLESPEERKAAGKDEKGSVFLDACQDGNNVVISVRDDGGGINIERVRNKAIEKGTITEEQAASMTDNDVIDLLFRPSFSTSEKITDVSGRGVGLDVVKTKIQALGGDIECKTALGEGSTFIIRLPLTLAIIQALMVEIGVEKYAIPLGSIQTIEDIAYDEIRYVQQREVINLRGNVIPLIRLGELLDVEPREEKPESLTVVIVTKGDKVAGLVVDDLMGQQEIVIKSLGKYIANNKMIGGATILGDGEVALILDVNSLV; encoded by the coding sequence ATGGATGTAAGCCAATATCTAGAGATATTTATCGATGAAACAAAAGAACATTTACAAAGCTTAAACGAACAGCTACTAGTTCTTGAAAAAGAACCTGATAACGAAGATACGATCAACGAGATCTTCCGTGCAGCCCATTCCTTAAAAGGTATGGCAGGCACAATGGGATATAAGAGAATGCAGCGATTAACACATGATATGGAAAATGTATTCCAAGAGATCCGTAGTGGCAACATGGTAGTTAAGCCTGAATTAGTAGACGTATTATTCCGTGGTTTAGATGCTTTGGAAGAATATCTTGACAATATTGTTCAATCTGCTGATGAGGGAACTGAAGATAATGATGATATCATTAAAGATTTAAATGATTTTCTTGAAAAAGAAAAAGGTGGCGAGAACGTTGCTGCCAAAGAAGTAAAACAAGAAGCAGCGCCAGTTGCTGCAGCTGCTGAACAAGCAAGTGCAACAACTGCTAAATATAAAGAAATGATAATCGCAGATTACGAAAAACATGCCATTATGAAAGCTTATGATGAAGGCGATCATGTATTCGGCATGACAGTAACGATCCAAGAAACATGTATCTTGAAAGCTGCAAGAGCTTTTCTTGTATTCAAGGCATTAGATGAACTCGGCGACGTAATCAAATCTTCACCAGACGTTCAAGATATCGAAGATGAAAAATTCGAGTGGGATTTCAGCATTTTATTAATCACAAAAGAATCTATGGAAAACGTAAAGAAAATCGTTGCCAATGTTTCTGAAATTAAAGATGTTGAAATCGGTGTGGTAGAAAGACCAACTGAGAGTGAAATCGAAACAACTGCTACACAAGAAGCAAAAGCAGAAGACAAAAAAGAACAAACTGCTCAGAAATCAGGTGCTGCAGCACAGGCTAAGACAAAAGCACCAGCGAAAAAGGATGGTGCAAAATCTGGTAAGCCAGTTGTAAACCGTTCTGTACGTGTTGATATTGAAAAATTAGATGTATTAATGAACCTTGTAAGTGAGCTTATCATCGCTAAAAATGGTTTAGTTAGTATCGGTAATACTGAAAACGCAGACCGTAACGCAAGTTCATTCAATGAGCAGATCGAATACTTAGAAAGAGTTACAACTAACCTTCATGAATCTGTTATGAAAGTTCGAATGGTTCCAATTGAAAGTGTTGTTAACCGTTTCCCACGTATGATCCGCGATTTATCTAAGAAATTAAATAAACCAATGGAATTATATATGACAGGTGAAGATACAGAACTTGATCGTACTGTTATCGATGAGATCGGTGATCCTTTAATGCATTTACTTCGTAATGCAGCTGATCATGGATTAGAAAGTCCTGAAGAAAGAAAAGCCGCTGGTAAAGATGAAAAAGGATCTGTATTCTTAGATGCTTGCCAGGATGGTAACAACGTAGTGATTTCAGTTCGTGACGATGGCGGCGGAATCAATATTGAAAGAGTACGTAATAAAGCAATTGAAAAAGGTACAATTACAGAAGAACAAGCAGCTAGCATGACTGATAATGATGTTATCGACTTATTATTCCGTCCAAGTTTCTCAACTTCTGAAAAGATTACAGATGTATCCGGCCGTGGTGTTGGTCTTGATGTTGTTAAGACTAAGATCCAAGCACTTGGTGGTGATATCGAATGTAAGACTGCACTTGGTGAAGGAAGTACCTTTATTATCCGTTTACCATTAACACTTGCAATTATCCAAGCTCTTATGGTTGAAATCGGTGTTGAAAAATATGCAATTCCTCTCGGAAGTATTCAAACGATCGAAGATATTGCATACGATGAAATCCGTTATGTTCAACAACGTGAAGTTATCAACTTAAGAGGTAATGTAATTCCATTAATCCGTTTAGGTGAACTCCTTGACGTTGAACCAAGAGAAGAAAAACCAGAAAGCTTAACAGTTGTTATCGTTACAAAAGGTGACAAAGTTGCTGGTCTTGTAGTTGATGATTTAATGGGACAACAAGAAATCGTTATTAAATCTCTTGGTAAATACATTGCAAATAACAAGATGATCGGTGGAGCTACAATCCTTGGTGATGGTGAAGTCGCATTAATTCTTGATGTTAATTCATTAGTATAA
- a CDS encoding chemotaxis response regulator protein-glutamate methylesterase CheB: MTKNILIIDDSALMRRLISDIISSDERYHVHACACNGQQGLDILIKDNKVIDAVILDINMPKMNGLEMLQQLERFRIQAKVIVVSTVAVEGANETIRALELGAFDFVTKPGSFFEAKEDLFKTKVLKSLGVATGLGSERKKSVEPVATKERYFVQSSLTSLRRELREEPVNKKEFVHKSNGTKIIALACSTGGPKALQSVIPKLPKNLDAPMLVVQHMPAGFTKSLAQRLDELSEIHVKEAEDGDILEKGCVYIAKGGFQMRVIKDGAKYRIRITEEAARGGLKPCADIMYESLIDCNFDEFTCVILTGMGGDGTKGIMQLTKEKNLYVIAQDKETSTVYGMPKVVHEAGLTNEVKPLDKIADAMIKNVGVQ, translated from the coding sequence ATGACAAAAAATATTTTAATAATTGATGACTCTGCACTTATGAGAAGACTTATTTCTGATATAATTAGCAGTGATGAAAGATATCATGTCCATGCATGTGCTTGTAATGGCCAACAAGGACTTGATATTCTCATTAAAGATAATAAAGTAATAGATGCTGTCATATTAGATATTAATATGCCGAAAATGAATGGATTAGAGATGCTCCAACAGTTGGAGAGATTTCGTATTCAAGCAAAGGTTATTGTAGTTAGTACAGTAGCAGTAGAAGGTGCAAATGAAACAATCCGTGCGTTGGAATTAGGTGCCTTTGATTTCGTAACAAAACCTGGTAGCTTCTTTGAAGCGAAAGAGGATCTATTTAAGACGAAAGTGTTAAAGAGCCTTGGAGTAGCAACTGGACTAGGAAGTGAAAGAAAGAAAAGTGTAGAACCTGTTGCAACAAAAGAAAGATATTTCGTTCAGAGCAGTCTTACTTCGTTAAGACGAGAGCTTAGAGAGGAACCTGTCAATAAGAAAGAGTTTGTACATAAATCAAATGGTACAAAGATTATTGCGTTGGCATGTTCAACTGGTGGACCGAAGGCACTTCAGAGTGTAATTCCTAAACTACCAAAGAATCTGGACGCACCAATGCTTGTCGTGCAGCATATGCCGGCAGGTTTTACAAAATCGCTAGCACAGCGATTGGATGAATTAAGTGAGATTCATGTAAAGGAAGCTGAAGATGGAGATATTCTTGAAAAAGGATGTGTCTATATCGCCAAAGGCGGATTCCAGATGCGTGTAATCAAAGATGGCGCAAAGTATCGTATACGAATAACAGAAGAAGCTGCTCGTGGCGGATTAAAACCTTGTGCTGATATTATGTATGAGTCACTCATTGATTGTAATTTTGATGAATTTACATGTGTTATTTTAACAGGAATGGGTGGCGATGGTACCAAAGGTATCATGCAATTAACGAAAGAAAAAAATTTGTATGTCATAGCACAGGATAAAGAAACATCAACGGTTTATGGAATGCCTAAAGTAGTTCATGAAGCCGGCTTAACAAATGAGGTTAAGCCACTTGATAAGATCGCTGATGCTATGATAAAGAACGTGGGGGTGCAATAG
- a CDS encoding flagellar protein: MIDSMLNDLITVGDKVYIIRKTSKSESEETKEELVSQLYEWIDETHLKLAMPIKEGMTVPLNVGLSIELNFYGVRGLYYCKAEIIDRGYEDELAVLNVSITSDVERLQRRQFYRLENAMDIEYQVREAESNDLQSSKKPWCQAKVTDISGGGICFISKEKLEKDSSIRVRLSFNCSNTYYEYFIQCNVVTTEECSTQIGRYKNRLEFKEIPIDQQENIIKYIFEVERHRRHMSKIQEKRN, encoded by the coding sequence GTGATCGATTCTATGTTGAATGATCTTATCACAGTTGGTGATAAAGTTTATATCATACGAAAGACATCTAAGAGTGAATCAGAAGAAACGAAGGAGGAGCTGGTAAGTCAGCTCTATGAGTGGATCGATGAAACACATTTAAAATTAGCTATGCCAATCAAAGAAGGAATGACAGTCCCGCTTAATGTGGGGCTGTCAATTGAGTTAAACTTCTATGGAGTGCGTGGCTTATATTATTGTAAAGCTGAAATCATTGATCGAGGCTATGAAGATGAACTAGCTGTATTAAATGTTAGTATTACATCGGATGTAGAACGATTACAAAGACGTCAGTTTTATCGTTTAGAAAATGCCATGGATATTGAGTACCAGGTTAGAGAAGCGGAATCGAATGATTTGCAGTCTTCGAAAAAGCCTTGGTGTCAAGCTAAAGTTACTGATATTAGTGGTGGCGGCATTTGTTTTATTTCAAAAGAAAAATTAGAAAAAGATAGTTCTATTCGAGTGAGACTGTCATTTAACTGTAGCAATACATATTATGAATACTTTATTCAGTGTAACGTTGTTACCACAGAAGAATGCAGTACTCAAATTGGTAGGTATAAAAATAGATTAGAGTTTAAAGAGATACCCATTGATCAGCAAGAAAATATTATTAAATATATATTTGAGGTAGAACGTCATCGTAGACATATGTCTAAAATACAGGAAAAAAGGAACTGA
- a CDS encoding flagellar synthesis regulator FleN, giving the protein MDQAQGLRNLIKKKQLDKHTAKVITVTSGKGGVGKTNVSVNIAVGLRKQGKKVIILDADFGLANVEVMLGVRPRYNLADLMFHRKDLVDIITDGPEGIGFISGGSGIDELSNMTVDQYTYLSSKLYELDDLTDYIIIDTGAGISESVMQFVMSSSEVILVVTPELTSITDAYALLKTLNHKEEYIPSNCKIRMLTNRVKSEQDGYDLYKKLTNVTDKFLQLNMEYLGAVPEDRNIVNAVMRQQPISVAFPNTQASKAFMKIAEAIESGTAVTPGNRGGIAHVFENLVRFGRNGRKG; this is encoded by the coding sequence GTGGATCAAGCACAAGGCCTTCGCAATCTAATTAAGAAGAAGCAATTAGATAAGCACACTGCCAAAGTAATTACAGTAACAAGTGGTAAAGGCGGAGTTGGTAAGACGAATGTTTCTGTAAACATTGCAGTCGGACTTCGCAAACAAGGAAAAAAAGTTATTATTCTGGATGCCGATTTTGGATTAGCGAATGTTGAAGTTATGCTTGGGGTAAGACCTAGATATAACCTAGCTGATCTTATGTTCCATCGAAAAGACCTTGTAGATATTATTACGGATGGTCCAGAAGGAATTGGTTTTATTTCGGGAGGTTCTGGAATTGATGAACTTAGTAATATGACAGTGGACCAGTATACGTATTTATCCAGCAAACTATATGAACTTGATGATCTGACAGACTACATCATCATTGATACCGGTGCAGGAATCAGTGAGAGTGTTATGCAGTTTGTAATGTCAAGTTCGGAAGTTATTCTTGTAGTAACACCGGAACTTACTTCGATTACAGATGCTTACGCATTACTTAAGACCTTGAATCATAAAGAAGAATATATCCCATCAAACTGTAAAATCAGAATGCTTACAAATCGCGTTAAGAGCGAGCAGGATGGATATGATCTTTATAAGAAACTTACAAATGTAACAGATAAATTTTTACAATTAAATATGGAATATTTAGGTGCCGTGCCAGAAGATCGTAATATTGTTAATGCAGTTATGAGACAACAGCCGATATCTGTAGCATTTCCTAATACACAAGCATCAAAGGCATTTATGAAGATTGCAGAAGCAATTGAAAGCGGAACAGCAGTTACACCTGGTAATAGAGGTGGAATTGCCCATGTTTTTGAGAATCTCGTACGTTTTGGCAGAAATGGCAGGAAAGGGTGA
- a CDS encoding flagellar biosynthesis protein FlhF translates to MNLKKYTAATEQEAMLLVKQDLGNDAIVMNIKKISPRGIHRLFKQPKVEITAAIDDTKPEVKKPARVYQAEKSPKFSVSEEALRRGDVLLDEKQEKSFSNASEATAIEQKLNQLEELLHSQINIAAAQEREKEEIERVQATQKENPYVSLVSKQLTKNEVTEENAMQIISEVEGTFKKDAAIDNILAGVYQKIVLKLGTPKTIQLDQERAKTKFVFFIGPTGVGKTTTIAKIASTMKLNEQANVGLVTFDTYRVAAVEQLRTYANILGIPLTVAYSYKDMEVIKEKYSDYDLVLVDTAGRSHKNKEQCYDIKNVINSIDDDQKDIYLVLSATTKYKDLVRIIDTYKEIANFSVIFTKLDETTCLGNILNIKMLTNAPLSYTTSGQNVPDDINVLNTQEIAKQLLGGNE, encoded by the coding sequence GTGAATTTAAAGAAATATACGGCTGCAACAGAACAAGAAGCCATGTTACTAGTAAAGCAGGATTTAGGTAACGATGCGATCGTTATGAATATCAAAAAGATCAGTCCAAGAGGAATACATCGTTTGTTTAAACAGCCTAAAGTAGAAATAACTGCGGCAATTGATGATACAAAACCTGAGGTTAAGAAACCGGCGAGGGTATATCAGGCGGAAAAGAGTCCAAAATTCAGCGTCAGTGAAGAAGCTCTTAGACGTGGAGATGTATTGCTGGATGAAAAGCAAGAGAAAAGCTTCTCAAATGCTTCAGAAGCGACAGCGATTGAACAAAAATTAAATCAATTAGAAGAGTTATTACATTCTCAGATCAATATCGCGGCTGCACAAGAGAGAGAAAAAGAAGAAATTGAACGTGTGCAGGCAACGCAAAAAGAGAATCCTTATGTTAGCTTGGTATCAAAACAGTTGACTAAGAATGAAGTAACAGAAGAAAATGCGATGCAGATCATATCAGAAGTAGAAGGTACCTTCAAAAAGGATGCAGCGATTGATAATATTCTTGCAGGCGTTTATCAAAAGATCGTATTAAAACTAGGAACTCCTAAGACCATTCAGTTAGATCAGGAGAGAGCAAAAACAAAGTTTGTATTCTTTATTGGTCCAACTGGTGTTGGTAAGACAACAACGATCGCTAAGATCGCTTCAACGATGAAATTAAATGAACAGGCTAATGTAGGACTTGTTACGTTTGATACTTACCGTGTTGCTGCAGTAGAGCAGCTTAGAACTTATGCAAACATTTTAGGGATTCCGTTAACAGTAGCATATTCGTATAAGGATATGGAAGTGATCAAAGAAAAATACAGTGATTATGACCTAGTCTTAGTTGATACTGCCGGAAGATCCCACAAAAATAAGGAACAGTGCTATGATATTAAGAATGTAATAAATAGCATTGATGATGATCAAAAGGATATTTATCTTGTACTTAGTGCGACAACAAAGTACAAAGATCTTGTTCGTATCATTGATACTTATAAGGAAATCGCCAACTTCAGTGTTATTTTTACAAAGTTGGATGAAACGACTTGTCTTGGAAATATTTTAAATATTAAGATGTTAACGAATGCGCCATTATCGTATACAACCTCCGGACAGAATGTACCAGACGATATCAATGTATTAAATACACAGGAAATTGCTAAGCAGCTTTTAGGAGGGAATGAATAG
- a CDS encoding flagellar biosynthesis protein FlhA encodes MDALKVEIDKLEQLGKNAIVVTSPIVRMYFKKLTSDYYKDLIVVSYNEIDSSVELQSVGMVTI; translated from the coding sequence ATGGATGCATTAAAAGTAGAAATCGATAAATTAGAACAATTAGGAAAAAATGCAATTGTTGTAACTTCACCAATTGTTAGAATGTACTTTAAGAAATTAACGAGTGATTATTATAAAGATCTTATTGTCGTTTCATACAATGAAATAGACTCAAGTGTAGAATTACAATCAGTTGGGATGGTGACGATTTAG